The window ATAATATCCCTTATTCGTTTCAATATTATCAATACATGATTTATAATTAAAATCTTTTATTGGATTCTTTAAGGCAAATACATTGTATATATTAGTATCATTTAAATTTACTTCCTTATTAACTTTAACAATAAATCCATTATTTTTAAGTAAACTTACTACCCAGTTTATTCTATTACCTGTGTCATGAACTTCAACTATTATCTGTTCAATTTTTGACCAATCCTCAGCAGAAATCCCCTTTAAAATGTCAATTTCGCTATTTTCCGCATCAATTTTCAGAAGGTTAACTGTTTTTAGTTTGTTTTTCTTAATAATATCTGAAATTGTAACTATTTCACATTTAAACTCTTCTGATTTCAATCTATTTTTTAAGAGTAAATCCAAGTCATAATTATTGAGAGATAAATGATGACTTTCTTTCGAGTTTTCACTAAGTATATATTTTTTTACGGTACTTGAAATTTCTTTTCCATCAACATTATTTTTCATTCCTGATAATATTGAAACATTAGGATAATAGGTGAAAAGTTCTTCACCCTTTTCTTTTCCAATCCCATAATTAAAAACATTTATTTGATCAGAATATAAGGACGCATTTAATTGTAACACATCATAAATTTGAGGAATTGGTTCATAAGCATAAATCCTTGCAGAAGGCATAATTTGACTCATCAATATCGAATACATTCCAATATTTGCTCCTATATCAATAATATTACCATTCCTTTTTAATTTAATTCCATGTTGTAAATAGCACATTTCTTCATATATTTCCTTATATAAAAAATCAGTTTCACTACGATTAGCATAAAACAATGGCATTTTATTTGGAAGAATGTAAGGTCCGGTATCTCTCAAACCTTTATTCATAATTTCCCTTAGCTTAAAAATGGTTCTTGCTTTATAACTATCAGGTACCACATACCCCACCAATTGCTTATTTCCTGAGGCATCTTCCTTGGCCAATACAACACTCGAACTTACTTGATCTTGTTGGTTTAACACTGATTCAATCTCTCCCAACTCTATCCTAAAACCTCTGATTTTTACTTGGTCATCTAGTCTACCGATAAACTCAATGTTCCCATCTGGTAAATATCTAGCCAAATCTCCCGTCTTATAAAGTCTTGAATTTGGATCTTTACTAAATGGATCCTTTATGAATTTTTTACGCGTCAAATCAGGCTGATTCAAATAGCCTCGAGCAACCTGAATACCTGCTATACACAATTCCCCAGGAATTCCTACTGGGATGGGTTTTAAATATTGGTCTAATATATAAAGTTGTGTGTTTGCTACAGGCCTACCTATTGGAATATTTCTATGATTTACAACTTTTTCACATACATAACTAGAAACATCAATTGCAGCTTCTGTTGGTCCATATAAATTATGTAATGGAATATCAAAATTTCGATGAAATTTCTTAACCAATTCAAGTGGTAATACTTCTCCACTACACAAAATGTTTTTTAAACTTTTACACTGACTAAATTCTGGTGTATCTATCATTACTTGCAACAATGAAGGAACGAAGTGAAGTGTGGTTATGCTCTCTTTCCTAATAATCTCTATTAAATATTGAGTATCTTTATGACCATTAGGTTTTGCTATTACTAATTTACTTCCAACGATAATTGGCCAAAACAACTCCCAAACGGATACATCAAAACAATAGGTTGTCTTTTGTAATACAACATCACTTTTTTGGAGTTTATATACTTCTTGTGCCCAATTCAGTCGATTTACCAAACCATCATGTTGGTTCATAACTCCTTTGGGCTTGCCTGTTGAACCCGAGGTATATATAACATATGCCAGGTTATCTCCCTTAACTCCTGTTTCAATATTTGTTCTAGGAGCTTTGGCTATCTTTTCCCATTCAGAATCAAGATAAATAATCTCTGAATTTGTTTTTGGCAACTCTATTTGTTCTTGCGTTAAAACTATAGCACAATTCGTGTCTTTAAACATGTAAGAGATTCTCTCCTCTGGATAGGTCGGGTCAATAGGTACATAAGCGCCTCCTGCCTTTAGTATTCCTAGCAATCCTACTATCATTTCCAATGAACGCTCTACACAAATACCTACTAAACTTTCCGCCTTTACGCCTTTACTCTGTAAATAATACGCTAGCTGATTTGACCTTTCATTTAACTCTCGGTAAGTCAAAGAATCACCTTCAAATACCACGGCCACATTATCTGGAGTCTTTTCTGACTGCTCCTCAAATAATTGATGAATACATTTTTCCTTAGGATAATCTACTTGGGTGTCATTCCAATCAAAAAGTAACTGTTGCCTTTCTGAAGAAGTCAACAACTCTATGTCTGAAATTTTACACTCTGGATTAGACATTATAGAATTTACAATAATCTTAAAATGGTCAATAAATCTGCAAATACTATCTTTTTCAAAAAGATCAGTATTATATTCCACCGTCCCAATAAGTTCATCTTTTTCTTCTTTGAAAATTAATGTTAAATCAAATCTAGAAACAGATTGCGTAAATTCTATTGGTTGTAAGTTTAATTCTCCAAAATAAAGTTCACTTACGGGGTTATTCTGCAATGCCAAAGCAACTTGAAATAATGGCGAATAAGTTAAATTTCTATCAAGCTTTAATACGTCAACTACTTTCTCAAATGGAATATCCTGATTTTCATAGGCGTCTAAAGTTGTTTGTTTTACTTGCCTTACTAAATCAATAAAAGTCATTTGATCATCAAAACTCGTTCTTAAGGCAAGCATATTTGCAAAAAAACCTAACAATGGCTCTAATTCTTTTCTAGTCCTGTTAGCTATAGGACTGCCCACACAAATATCATTCTGACCAGTATATTTATTTAGAAGCACTTTAAATAATGATGTTAAAGTCATAAATAATGTTAAATCATTTATTTGACTAAAACTTTTTAACATTTTAGTCAAAGGCTTATCTAAAGTAAAATGAAGGCTAGAACCATTGAACGTTTGCCGTACTGGACGTGTTTTATCAATCGGTAGTTCTAGAATTGGAGTGTTATTTAATTTATTTTTCCAATATTCTACCTTTTCAATAAATTTTTCACCTTGTACAAGGTCTCGCTGCCAAACAGCAAAATCAGAATATTGGATTTCAAGATCGGGCAATGGAGATATTTTACCTTTACAAAAAGCCTCATATAGTGTAGAAATTTCTTTAATGAATATCGAAAAGGACCAACCATCTGATATAATATGATGTTTATTTAAAAAAAGTCTATGGTCCGTATCCCCTACTTTAAAAACAATTAGTCTTATTAAACTGTCATTTGCTAAATCAAATGGTTTTTGTGCCTCTTTCTCTATTAATTCTTGAGTTATTTGATCAACTTCATTTTTCTTCAAATGAGTTTGATCAACTATCTTAAATTCAAACTTAGATTCTTCATTAATATACTGCCAAGGTATTTCATTAATTGTTACAAAATTCGTTCTTAAAATTTCATGCCGTTTAACTATTTCTAAAAAAGTCCTTTTTAAAACTGGAATATCTAGATTCCCTTTTAATTTAACGGCTACTGGTAAATTATAGCTAGCATTGTGATTAAATTTATCAATAAACCATAAGCGTTCTTGGGAAAATGATAGAGGACGACAATTCTTAAAAAGTAAAATTATTTCATGCTTATTCTGTTTAATTTCATTTAGGTAATCATTTAAATCTGATTCATCCTCTAACTCAATGGATAATTCATCATTAAAATAATTAAAAAAAATGCCTTGAGAATTACACCTTCTAACCAATTCTAAAATTTCATTCATAATTATTACTCCTAACTTACTAATGTTATGCTTCATATACTATTATCTATTCTAGGTAAATGTAATAGTAACACAAATGTTTTTGATTTTTTGCTTATATTTTACTCTTTCAAAAAAAGAATATTACTGGTAAAATTATATTTGTCACCCCCAATTTTTGGTTTAACCTAATTAAATTATTTAATTAAACATATTGAAGGTAATAGACAAGCACCGATTCTCGAGCTGATTTATTGGAATAGGATTCTCAAAATTGAATCAAATCTTTTTTACCATAGAACTTCGCAATTCTTAAGTGTTTTATTAGAAAAAAATTATAAGTGACATATACATTACTATTTTAGTCATTATAATTCTCTTCACACTATTCTAGAAATGGTATATACAATTAAGCTATTTTATTTTAATTTCATAGCCCCATATCTGGCAATTAATTGTTGCTGAATTTGAGAACTTCCTTCAACAATTTCCATTATTTTTGAATCTCTAAGATAACGCTGTACAGGCAAATTACTGCTACAGCCATTAGCTCCGTGAATTTGAACTGCATTATTAGCAGCATTGTTTGCTATTTTCGAAGAAAAATACTTAGCCATAGACGTTTCAAGGACTGAATTTAGATCACCCATTTCTTTCAATGATCCAGCTCTAAGACATAAAGATCTAGCCGCACATATTTCTGTCATCATATCAGCTAACATTTGTTGAATCAATTGATGTTTTGCTATTGGTTTTCCAAACTGCTTTCTAACTGAGGAATATTGCATAGATTCTTCTAGACAAGCCTGAGCTAATCCGACACAACCAAAAGCCGTACTATAACGTCCATGAACTAGTCCATAATTAGCCACATGCGATATTCCAAAACCAATCCTACCAACAAGATTTCCTTCAGGGACTTCACAATTTTTCAAAGTGATCTCACCTAAACCTGAACCTCTGAATCCCAAAAGATTATTTATTGGTTTAACAGTTAAACCTGGGGTATTTCTTTCGATAAGGAATGCTCCTGCCTGTCCCTGAACCTGTGCAAATAATAAAAATAAATTAGCATTTTGAGCAAAACTAATCCATTTTTTTTTTCCATTTATAACAAATGAATTTCCCCTTTTCATAGCAGAAGTGGAAATACTAAGAGCGTCGCTACCAGTATCTGGCTCAGTTAAAGCAAAAGCTGTCAATATTTTTCCCGATGCCATTTTAGTAAGCCATTTTTGTTTTTGCTCCAAAGTTCCCCATTTGGAAAGTGCGACTGATACCATTCCCTGAACACCAAGTAAATTTCTAACATTGGAGCAACCTCTACCTATTTCTTCAGAAAGCAAACCATATGTAATCATGTCAAAATTTGCTCCGCCAAAATCGCTTTGGATTTCAGTTCCCCAAAACCCTTTTTTTATAATACTACTAAGAACATCCTTCGAAATATATTGGTCTTGATCTGTTAAAAATGCGGTTGGTTTGATATATTCATTTACAAATTGACGAAACTCGCTTTGTTTAGATTTTAACTCTGGTGATAATATAAAATTATAATTCATATTCTAAGAATTTAAAGTTTA of the Zhouia spongiae genome contains:
- a CDS encoding acyl-CoA dehydrogenase family protein, with protein sequence MNYNFILSPELKSKQSEFRQFVNEYIKPTAFLTDQDQYISKDVLSSIIKKGFWGTEIQSDFGGANFDMITYGLLSEEIGRGCSNVRNLLGVQGMVSVALSKWGTLEQKQKWLTKMASGKILTAFALTEPDTGSDALSISTSAMKRGNSFVINGKKKWISFAQNANLFLLFAQVQGQAGAFLIERNTPGLTVKPINNLLGFRGSGLGEITLKNCEVPEGNLVGRIGFGISHVANYGLVHGRYSTAFGCVGLAQACLEESMQYSSVRKQFGKPIAKHQLIQQMLADMMTEICAARSLCLRAGSLKEMGDLNSVLETSMAKYFSSKIANNAANNAVQIHGANGCSSNLPVQRYLRDSKIMEIVEGSSQIQQQLIARYGAMKLK